In Synechococcus sp. CC9616, the following are encoded in one genomic region:
- the sppA gene encoding signal peptide peptidase SppA, with product MIWPWRRKSRRRMARVVLEGPISGSTRKRVLKALKEVEEREFPALLLRIDSPGGTVGDSQEIHAALMRLREKGCRVVASFGNISASGGVYIGVAAEKIVSNPGTITGSIGVILRGNDLSRLFERIGIRFDTVKSGMFKDILSPDRPLSEAERELLQQLIDSSYSQFVGVVAEGRGLSADVVKTFADGRVFSGEQALDLGLVDELGDEEDARRLAARLADLDEDNAKLVTLGKSKRKLGNLLPGSHLLNPLLERLNLELMGSGQVLWLYRP from the coding sequence ATGATCTGGCCCTGGCGCCGTAAATCTCGCCGTCGAATGGCGCGAGTCGTTCTGGAGGGACCCATTAGTGGCAGCACCCGCAAACGGGTGCTGAAAGCACTCAAGGAAGTTGAAGAGAGGGAATTCCCTGCCCTGTTGCTCCGGATCGATTCCCCCGGTGGAACCGTCGGAGACAGCCAGGAGATCCATGCCGCCTTGATGCGCCTGCGCGAAAAGGGATGCCGGGTGGTGGCCAGCTTCGGCAATATTTCTGCCTCCGGCGGCGTCTACATCGGTGTGGCAGCCGAGAAGATCGTCTCAAATCCAGGCACGATCACCGGATCGATCGGTGTGATTCTTCGGGGCAACGACCTCTCACGCCTGTTCGAGCGCATCGGAATCCGCTTCGACACGGTGAAAAGCGGAATGTTCAAAGACATCCTTTCGCCTGACCGGCCCCTCAGCGAAGCCGAACGCGAACTTCTGCAGCAGCTGATCGACAGCAGTTACAGCCAGTTCGTCGGCGTCGTGGCGGAAGGTCGCGGCCTGAGCGCCGACGTCGTGAAGACGTTTGCTGACGGACGGGTCTTCAGCGGCGAGCAAGCCCTGGATCTCGGGCTCGTCGATGAGCTCGGGGATGAAGAGGACGCCCGACGCCTGGCTGCGCGACTGGCCGACCTCGATGAGGACAACGCCAAGCTCGTGACCCTTGGGAAAAGCAAACGCAAACTCGGCAATCTGCTTCCGGGATCCCATCTTCTGAATCCACTCCTGGAGCGGCTCAACCTCGAGCTCATGGGCAGCGGTCAGGTTCTCTGGCTGTACCGGCCATGA
- a CDS encoding DUF721 domain-containing protein, translated as MAVAPDPQRRRLKGLEILQPAPPAPAAPLRDCLDGLSRQWRRDGGLAGLWQDWPNIAGDQLAPHCRPLSLQRGVLTVGASHPQWRQALQYNRMQLLAAMRAAGHAVRDLRVQQHHSRVREPLESEASIWARHPSRCDVHGMGQCPRCGRPAPNGEISLWEVCGFCHRQRFTP; from the coding sequence ATGGCAGTGGCTCCAGATCCCCAACGTCGACGTCTGAAGGGGCTTGAAATCCTCCAGCCGGCACCACCGGCTCCCGCGGCTCCCCTGAGAGATTGCCTTGACGGACTCAGTCGACAGTGGCGTCGCGATGGAGGCTTGGCAGGGCTTTGGCAGGACTGGCCGAACATCGCCGGAGATCAGTTAGCACCTCACTGCAGGCCATTGAGCCTCCAACGGGGCGTGCTCACGGTGGGAGCGAGTCATCCCCAGTGGCGGCAAGCCCTTCAGTACAACCGCATGCAATTGCTGGCAGCCATGAGGGCTGCCGGCCACGCCGTACGCGATCTGCGCGTTCAACAGCATCACAGCCGCGTGAGAGAGCCGCTTGAAAGCGAAGCCTCGATCTGGGCAAGGCACCCCAGCCGCTGCGATGTTCATGGCATGGGGCAGTGCCCCCGTTGCGGACGCCCCGCTCCGAACGGTGAGATCAGTCTCTGGGAGGTCTGTGGCTTCTGCCACCGCCAGAGGTTCACTCCATGA
- the aroH gene encoding chorismate mutase codes for MTGSDRKLIGLRGATTCPANSVAAIENAVASLIDALMEHNGLNPDQIVSLTFSVTADLDACFPAAVARRRQGWDAVALLDCQQMAVSGDLPRCIRLLAHVWMPAAREPAHPYLEEARLLRPDRLSHN; via the coding sequence ATGACTGGCTCAGATCGGAAACTGATCGGTCTGCGGGGGGCAACCACCTGCCCAGCCAATTCGGTGGCAGCGATCGAGAACGCTGTGGCAAGTCTCATCGATGCCCTGATGGAACACAACGGGCTGAATCCCGACCAGATCGTGTCGCTGACGTTTTCGGTCACGGCCGATCTCGATGCCTGCTTCCCTGCCGCGGTCGCTCGTCGTCGGCAGGGCTGGGATGCGGTTGCCCTGCTCGACTGTCAGCAGATGGCCGTGAGTGGAGATCTGCCGCGCTGCATCCGACTGCTGGCGCACGTGTGGATGCCTGCCGCTCGGGAGCCGGCGCACCCCTATCTCGAGGAGGCTCGCCTGCTGCGTCCAGACAGACTCAGTCACAACTGA
- a CDS encoding sulfotransferase family 2 domain-containing protein produces MSLILPKQKLIFLHIPKCAGQSVESAFGFRHDHSHHKRNDLPEDWRDYLRFTFVRHPISRFLSACNYNLRVALRTEKQLRRTSEADLSRTKRYRLHLLDERPSLSDMVNDLHQGRLRRLTTFQPQALWLRAGQPQFIGRVERFEQDLRHLFQLIDPQTQGRKAAPMPHTNQSPSRLSASELSKRELRRIRSYYRHDFRMTGYGKKPPQG; encoded by the coding sequence ATGAGTCTGATTCTGCCGAAGCAGAAACTGATCTTTCTCCATATCCCCAAGTGCGCCGGTCAGTCAGTTGAGTCAGCCTTCGGATTCCGCCACGACCACAGCCACCACAAACGCAATGACCTGCCGGAGGACTGGCGGGACTATCTGCGCTTCACCTTCGTGCGCCATCCGATCAGCCGGTTCCTGTCCGCTTGCAATTACAACCTCCGGGTTGCTCTGAGAACCGAGAAACAGCTGCGTCGAACATCAGAAGCAGACCTCAGTCGAACCAAGCGCTATCGCTTGCACCTGCTGGATGAGCGGCCATCACTCAGCGACATGGTGAACGATCTGCATCAGGGTCGATTGCGCCGGCTGACCACCTTCCAACCGCAGGCCCTCTGGCTGCGAGCAGGCCAACCCCAGTTCATTGGCAGGGTGGAGCGATTTGAGCAGGATTTGCGTCACCTTTTCCAACTGATCGATCCTCAAACGCAGGGACGGAAGGCTGCACCAATGCCGCATACCAATCAATCGCCATCACGCCTCAGCGCCAGCGAGCTGTCCAAGCGTGAACTCCGACGGATCAGGTCGTACTACCGCCACGACTTCCGCATGACCGGCTATGGGAAGAAGCCACCACAGGGCTGA
- a CDS encoding DMT family transporter produces MASIRLWLLMLLPFALWGTAMTAMAPLLESGGSWLVAGLRLLPAGIALILWVAFSGRGLFIDSRDLGWFALFTLVDACLFQGLLAHGLSGTGAGLGSVLIDCQPLIVALLARALFAESINPVGWIGLGLGFAGILCLGVPAELLGHWWLLRDLPAVIELFQPGEVTMLLAALAMAFGTVLIRFACRYSDPIATTGWHMILGGLPLLLIAAVDRQFSLPAWDALDWLRMAFASLLGSALAYGLFFWFANRRDLTSFSSLGFLTPVFALATGGWLLGERLTSVQWVGALMVLMSVICVSQRRRLWEPDVRVEG; encoded by the coding sequence ATGGCCTCCATCCGCCTCTGGCTGCTGATGTTGCTTCCCTTCGCTCTGTGGGGGACCGCCATGACGGCGATGGCTCCGCTGCTCGAATCCGGTGGCAGCTGGCTTGTTGCAGGTCTTCGGCTGCTCCCTGCCGGCATCGCCCTGATCCTCTGGGTGGCCTTCAGTGGTCGGGGCTTGTTCATCGACAGCCGGGATCTCGGCTGGTTCGCCCTGTTCACCCTGGTTGACGCCTGTCTGTTCCAGGGATTACTCGCGCATGGCCTTTCAGGGACGGGCGCCGGGCTCGGCTCGGTGTTGATCGACTGCCAGCCCCTGATCGTGGCCCTGCTGGCTCGTGCCTTATTCGCCGAGTCGATCAATCCCGTGGGTTGGATCGGCCTTGGCCTTGGTTTTGCAGGGATTCTCTGCCTGGGTGTTCCGGCTGAGCTGCTGGGGCACTGGTGGCTGCTGCGGGATCTGCCAGCTGTCATTGAACTGTTCCAGCCAGGGGAGGTCACGATGCTTCTGGCCGCCCTCGCCATGGCCTTCGGCACCGTGCTGATCCGTTTTGCCTGTCGGTACAGCGATCCGATTGCGACCACGGGCTGGCACATGATCCTGGGGGGACTTCCGCTGCTTCTCATCGCAGCGGTCGATCGCCAGTTCAGCCTACCTGCCTGGGATGCGCTGGATTGGCTTCGCATGGCCTTTGCGAGCCTTCTGGGCAGCGCCCTCGCCTACGGACTGTTCTTCTGGTTCGCGAATCGCCGTGATCTGACGAGTTTCAGCAGCCTTGGTTTTCTGACTCCGGTGTTCGCGCTGGCCACCGGCGGTTGGCTACTCGGTGAACGACTCACGTCCGTGCAGTGGGTCGGGGCGCTGATGGTGCTGATGTCGGTGATCTGCGTCAGTCAGCGGCGGCGGCTGTGGGAGCCGGACGTCAGGGTGGAGGGATGA
- a CDS encoding glycosyltransferase family 39 protein, which yields MEVRGRQRQWVLALVLFLGVLVCLWRLGATGVTDETPPLFAAAGRGMVDSGDWLTPRVNGLPRYDKPPLIYWLMALGYALPGSSLWDPLGSWAARSPSALSSIVMMLALADTLLRWPRRDDQRPAWTAVAGALSFALSPLVLVWSRTAVSDALLCALLGLSLLFQWRRFADPQQSRWWTAWVLLGLAVLAKGPVAIVLSGLTLILFCGLRRDFQTPWRRLRPLPGLLITALISLPWYVAELLVEGQPFWDSFFGYHNLQRFTSVVNDHLQPWWFFGPVMLIAALPFTPLLLVSIAEQPRLRPEPDQSLQQFAWCWLMAVLLLFTSAATKLPSYWLPATPAAALLITAAIHGRQGGRTIAWAATALLTLVLAAGFWGSSLWIPLINDPEMPTLSADLLASGFVLRAGAWFSLAGLLCCLLWRRGALIRLLTMQASLLLFHLNALVPIAELGDQLRQMPVRDAAVQMGLQRQSGEPLAMVGAMKPSLHFHTREVVVYEGRSEGALVNLSDRLAHERRRGWQGRPLSDDGASETVLVLIDGGTALQDHWSRLEPQILGEFGIYQLWRLDRRRLEARAGDLRSEGVDPDWRDPRPERF from the coding sequence GTGGAGGTGAGGGGCCGTCAGCGGCAATGGGTGCTGGCCCTGGTTCTATTTCTTGGCGTGCTGGTTTGTCTGTGGAGGCTCGGTGCCACCGGGGTGACCGATGAGACCCCGCCGCTGTTCGCTGCGGCGGGCCGCGGCATGGTCGACAGCGGTGACTGGCTAACGCCGAGGGTGAATGGCCTGCCTCGTTACGACAAGCCACCTTTGATCTACTGGCTGATGGCGCTGGGTTATGCCTTGCCAGGCTCCTCGCTATGGGATCCGCTGGGCAGCTGGGCAGCTCGGTCGCCTTCGGCGTTGTCCAGCATCGTGATGATGTTGGCGCTGGCCGACACCCTGCTGCGCTGGCCCCGACGCGATGACCAGAGGCCCGCCTGGACTGCGGTGGCTGGAGCACTCAGTTTTGCGTTGTCCCCTCTGGTGCTCGTCTGGAGCCGAACAGCAGTGAGCGACGCCTTGCTCTGTGCCCTGCTCGGACTCAGTCTTCTGTTTCAGTGGCGGCGTTTTGCCGATCCTCAGCAGAGCCGCTGGTGGACGGCATGGGTTCTTCTAGGCCTGGCTGTTCTGGCCAAGGGTCCGGTCGCGATTGTTCTGTCCGGTCTCACGCTGATTCTGTTTTGCGGCCTGCGCCGGGATTTTCAGACTCCCTGGCGGCGCCTTCGGCCACTCCCAGGACTCTTGATCACCGCTCTGATCAGCCTGCCCTGGTACGTCGCCGAACTGTTGGTCGAGGGTCAGCCCTTCTGGGACAGTTTTTTTGGTTATCACAACCTCCAGCGCTTCACCTCAGTGGTCAACGACCACCTACAGCCGTGGTGGTTTTTTGGGCCGGTGATGTTGATCGCGGCCCTGCCGTTCACCCCTCTTCTTCTGGTCTCCATCGCTGAGCAGCCGCGTCTGCGGCCGGAGCCTGATCAGTCCTTGCAGCAGTTCGCATGGTGCTGGCTCATGGCTGTGCTGTTGCTGTTCACCTCGGCTGCCACGAAGCTTCCTAGCTACTGGCTTCCAGCCACCCCGGCTGCTGCTTTGCTGATCACCGCTGCGATCCATGGGCGCCAAGGAGGCCGGACCATCGCCTGGGCCGCAACAGCACTGCTGACGCTGGTTCTGGCGGCGGGATTCTGGGGTTCTTCTCTTTGGATCCCCCTGATCAACGACCCTGAAATGCCGACACTTTCGGCAGATCTTCTCGCCAGTGGCTTCGTGCTCCGCGCCGGAGCCTGGTTCAGCCTGGCTGGCCTGCTCTGTTGTCTTCTCTGGCGTCGCGGCGCACTCATTCGCCTGCTGACCATGCAGGCATCCCTCCTGCTGTTTCATCTCAACGCTCTCGTTCCTATCGCTGAACTTGGCGATCAGTTGCGGCAGATGCCCGTCCGTGATGCAGCAGTTCAGATGGGGCTCCAGCGTCAGTCAGGGGAACCGCTGGCCATGGTGGGAGCGATGAAACCATCCCTGCACTTCCACACCAGAGAAGTGGTGGTTTATGAAGGTCGTTCTGAAGGTGCCCTGGTCAATCTTTCCGACCGTCTGGCCCACGAACGTCGGCGTGGCTGGCAGGGCAGGCCGCTTTCCGATGATGGGGCCTCTGAAACCGTGTTGGTTCTGATCGATGGCGGCACGGCCCTCCAGGATCATTGGAGCCGCCTGGAGCCGCAGATCCTCGGAGAGTTTGGGATTTACCAATTGTGGCGGCTCGATCGTCGCCGCCTTGAGGCACGCGCTGGAGATCTTCGCAGTGAAGGCGTCGATCCCGACTGGCGTGATCCACGGCCGGAGCGCTTCTGA
- a CDS encoding glycosyltransferase family 4 protein translates to MKDPSLRLVLISTPIGALGSGRGGGVELTLRSLAQGLVMRQHQLTLIAPRGSQRPVGCDAVELVEVDGVDQPSWQHASEAASVEIPRNAVLPRLLDAALQRADNADALLNFGYDWLPLWVTPHLQQPLFHLISMGAVTTVMGEAIEALGRWDQRRLAFHTARQAADFELPNPPCVVGNGFNLEAYRFQAATGGPLGWAGRIAPEKGLEDAALVAVALGERLLVWGLLEDETYAAAVEAAVPPGTIEWRGFLPTEHLQRDLGACRALINTPKWNEAYGNVVVEAMACGVPVIAYDRGGPGELIVPGENGLLVPPDDVSALADAVRRCGDIDRSDCRRWAERNASQQVFSRRVEAWISAGLAADGNITALK, encoded by the coding sequence ATGAAGGACCCTTCTCTGAGGCTGGTGTTGATCAGCACCCCCATCGGTGCTCTTGGAAGTGGTCGAGGCGGAGGGGTTGAACTCACCCTGCGCTCGTTGGCTCAGGGTCTGGTGATGCGGCAGCACCAGCTGACGCTGATTGCCCCACGGGGGTCACAACGGCCTGTGGGTTGCGACGCAGTGGAACTGGTGGAGGTTGACGGGGTTGATCAACCGAGTTGGCAACATGCTTCTGAGGCTGCATCGGTGGAGATTCCCCGCAACGCGGTGCTGCCCCGCCTGCTGGATGCCGCACTGCAGCGGGCTGACAACGCCGATGCACTGCTGAATTTCGGATACGACTGGTTGCCGCTTTGGGTCACCCCCCATCTCCAACAGCCGTTGTTCCATCTGATCAGCATGGGAGCTGTCACGACGGTGATGGGGGAGGCGATTGAGGCGCTCGGCCGCTGGGACCAGAGACGTCTGGCGTTTCATACCGCTCGTCAGGCGGCTGATTTTGAGCTTCCCAATCCCCCCTGTGTGGTGGGCAATGGCTTCAACCTGGAGGCATATCGCTTTCAAGCTGCGACGGGCGGACCCCTGGGATGGGCGGGCCGCATCGCACCGGAAAAGGGCCTGGAGGATGCTGCATTGGTTGCTGTGGCTTTGGGCGAACGTCTTCTGGTCTGGGGTCTGCTTGAAGATGAGACCTATGCGGCCGCCGTTGAAGCGGCGGTTCCACCTGGAACCATTGAATGGCGAGGGTTTCTGCCCACAGAGCATCTGCAGCGGGATTTAGGCGCCTGCCGGGCTCTGATCAACACGCCGAAATGGAATGAGGCCTACGGGAATGTGGTGGTGGAGGCGATGGCCTGTGGTGTTCCGGTGATTGCTTACGACCGAGGCGGGCCAGGTGAATTGATCGTTCCTGGAGAGAACGGTCTTTTGGTCCCTCCCGATGACGTTTCAGCGTTGGCTGACGCCGTTCGCCGCTGTGGGGACATCGACCGTTCCGACTGCCGTCGGTGGGCCGAACGCAATGCCTCGCAGCAGGTTTTCAGCCGTCGGGTGGAAGCTTGGATCAGCGCTGGTCTGGCAGCGGATGGCAACATCACCGCGTTGAAGTGA